One part of the Lotus japonicus ecotype B-129 chromosome 2, LjGifu_v1.2 genome encodes these proteins:
- the LOC130736908 gene encoding uncharacterized protein LOC130736908, whose translation MVVRAVTVDEDGRGGGGVGVDHDTSLEEEDDEFIDCDFYEASESDDRDVDDDEFKSDDSDIDDQSLSDKVLSLFREGKDIEGCDHGLGEEKINHDNDSEAVIDVKRRFGLTCTRYTKIKK comes from the exons ATGGTGGTGAGGGCAGTGACAGTGGATGAGGATGGTCGAGGTGGAGGTGGAGTTGgagttg ATCACGACACTAGTctcgaagaagaagatgatgaattcaTCGATTGCGATTTCTATGAAGCGTCTGAATCAGATGATcgtgatgttgatgatgatgagtttAAATCGGATGACAGTGATATTGATGATCAATCCCTCTCCGATAAAGTTCTCTCCCTCTTTCGAGAAGGAAAGGATATAGAAG GTTGTGATCATGGTTTAGGGGAAGAGAAAATTAATCATGATAATGACAGTGAGGCTGTGATTGATGTGAAGAGACGATTTGGGTTAACTTGCACGCGCTACACAAAGATCAAGAAGTAA